The genomic interval cagcatgacaaACATGACGATGCCCCGCACGCCAGCGACGACAACCATGGCGATGCCGCCTGACGCGCAAACAGCAAGCGACAAACAACATGACGATGCCGCCGCTGACGCGGCAACAAACAGCATGACAAACGACGATGCCGCCGCACGGCGCGAAAACAACATGACGATGCCGCTGCAACACgacgacaaacagcatgacgacaaacaacatgacGACGCCgcatgacgacaaacagcatgacgacaaacaacaTGCGATGCCGCTGACAGCATGCGACAAACAACATGACGATGCCGCTGGCCgcatgacgacaaacagcatgacgacaaacaacGCGACGATACGCGGCGACATGCGACAAACAGCATGATGACAAACATGACGGCGCCGCCGCGCGGCGACAAACAACATGGCGATGCCGCCGCTGACGCCATGcgacaaacagcatgacaaACAATGATGCCGCCGgcatgacgacaaacaacatgacGATGCCGCCTGacatgacgacaaacagcatgacgacaaacaacaTGCGATGCGCCGCACCTGACGCAGcgacaaacagcatgacaaACATGACGATGCCGCCGCacagcatgacgacaaacaacaTACGATGCCGCCGCCCTGacatgacgacaaacagcatgacgacaaacagcatgacgacaaacaacatgacGATGCCGCCGCACAacatgacgacaaacagcatgacgacaaacaacatgacGCTGCCGCACAacatgacgacaaacagcatgacgacaaacaacaTGATGCCGCTGCTGGTgacaaacagcatgacgacaaacaaaTGCGATGCGCCGCGGCgcatgacgacaaacaacaTGGCGATGCCGCGCTGgcatgacgacaaacagcaCGACAAATGACGTGGCTCACCGCACAacatgacgacaaacagcatgaTGACAAACATGACGATGCCGCCGCACAGCGTCacgacaaacagcatgacgacaaacaacaTTCGATGCCGCGCCTGacatgacgacaaacagcatgacgacaaacagcatgacgacaaacagcatgacgacaaacaacatgacgacaaacagcatgacgacaaacagcaCGACGATGCCGCCGCACAacatgacgacaaacagcatgacgacaaacaacatgacGATGCCGCCGCACAacatgacgacaaacagcatgaTGACAAACATGCCAAACCGCCGCTGACCATgacgacaaacaacatgacGATGCCGCTGACGCTGACGCCAACAACGCTGACAAACAACATGACGATGCTGCCGCACAACATGACGCGAGcgacaaacagcatgacgacaaacagcatgacgacaaacaacatgacgacaaacagcatgacgacaaacagcaCAACGATGCCGCCGCACAacatgacgacaaacagcatgacgacGGCGCcaaacagcatgacgacaaacagcatgacgacaaacagcatgacgacaaacagcacgacgacaaacaacatgacCACGGCGCCAAACAGCACGACAAACAACATGATgacaaacagcatgacgacaaacaacacgacaacaaacaacatgaccACGGCACcaaacagcatgacgacaaacagcatgacCACGGCGCCAAACAacatgacgacaaacagcatgaTGACAAACATGACGATGCCGCGGCGCCAGCGACAAACAacatgacgacaaacagcatgacgacaaacaacatgacCACGGCGCCAAACAGCATGACGCcaaacagcatgacgacaaacagcatgacgacaaacaacacgacgacaaacaacatgacCACGGCGCcaaacagcatgacgacaaacagcatgacgacaaacagcatgacaacaaacagcatgacgacaaacaacatgacCACGGCGCcaaacagcatgacgacaaacagcatgacgacaaacagcatgacaacaaacagcatgacgacaGCACCagcaactgcaacaacaacagcagtagCCACAACAACCAATACAACACTGATTACCAACACCACAGTGATCGTTCTTGAAGTGAGCAGAACTGAGCAATGGAACACAATCTGAAAGTCACTTTTATTGAGTTAGACATGAGTCattaattgataaaaaaaaaaaaagttaaactcgTGACTTTACTTGGACTTTAGCACTTTGAtgtcttttttaacattgctaTGGACAAACATTGAAACCTATGTTATACACAGCACAAGCAGGGATGGGGGTGCACCTGGCAGAGCACACCAGCACATTATCACATTCAGACTGGGTTTGAACGATATGCATAGTTTAGGCTGCAAAGACAAGCTGCACAGGTATCAGATACCGGATGAACCAGATGGACCAGATGGACCAGATGCGACATATGCGTGTGTTTCTATAAGCCTGGGAGCTACGCTTGCATGCTTCTCCCGTTTTCAAGACATATGACTGATGAAATACATCGTGATTCGCTGAAATACTCGCGGGAAAGTCGAAGTACATTGTCGGAAATGTAGCTTGTTTATTTCTTAGCACTCTTAGTCTGCAAACAAGTTTTTAAAGTTGCAATTCAGACAATGGCTGACGATCTAAGTGAAGGGAGTGATAACGAAGCAGATTACAGCAGCGTTTCATGAAGGAAAACAACGATGAAATTAACACTGAAGATTCAGATCGAAATGATGTTCCCGCTGACTTACTGACCAAGGCTCAGTCGGTAAGAgatgtgtttgaggaggaggaagaagggaaggtTCTCTGAGTTTAATGATTTAAAGACACGTTTAACGATGATTTTTAACGAAATCCCAAGGTTTAAGCTATCACGTGTTTTCATGTCATGTCTCTATCtacttcagaggctgagaaattaAAGTTTCTGTAAACATTGGTGATTCTTccagctcttcagaaaacacTCCGGTTTGATGACATACCAATAtaataagggttagggttagggtcaatGTCTGACCTCTGACGTTGAACCATTTCAAAGTGCACATACTCCCACTCACATGTTTTTCCTCCCCGTTGCAGATGCCTGTTAACCGGACCGGATGTGGGATCCAACAGCTCTGTGGGTCTGAGCCCTCTGACTGTGACCCCtcacaatcatcatcatcgtgTTTCTTCGTTTCTGCCAAACAGACGAACGGTCAGAACTTTGAGTTTTCCATGTCAGGGGAGTCAAGTGGCTACGTCGCTTCCACGGTGTCAGCTGATGCCACAGTGGTACGTCGTTTCTATCACTCGTTCACAGATTAAAGTTCCATCAAGTCCAACCCTGAACCAATCATGTAGTTTGTTTCGAGTCATCGGTGTAAACAGGTACAATGAACTGTTTTGTGGTTTTGCTCCACAGGGAGATAACGACAGAACCTACATCTGTGCAAACAAAAATGGCAAGGTGAAATTCTTCAGCGCTCTCCTCGACAACGACAAGCTGACACTGACAGAGGTGAGTTCCACTTGCCCAGAAGCAGTGGTGGAGCCGAGTGAGGATATACTATATGTCTACACTTCACTGGAATCTTCTTGTGGTTCTGCAAGTAAAATACTGACTTAACAGTTAATGGCTAATAATCCAAATCTCTATTGAGAAAATGAGATACATCAGTTGGCCAATAGAATCATACGGAGCTTTCAGAAATGTCGGTATCAGCATTTGTGTCTTGGGATTAAAagatgtctgtttgtgtttcagtttgtctgtaaaaacattttcttacttCAAGGAATATTTAGTGTTTtagagtgttttctttttattcatacttatctttaataaagttaataaaagtGTAAAGTATCAAGTAACAATTTGTcgtaagggtttgataatgacatctttgGTAACATTGCCAATTCTTTTGAACGTATCAGATAATTTATAGGCCCCCAAAAATCGATATCAGTTGGCTTCTAGTCGCAATAGTACAAGTATGATCTTTGTCATCTGATCAAATTGCCTTTGCTCTGCAGCTGCCTGTGAACTCGGTGAAGGGCCGAGTCAGTGAAAATCGAATCCAGTGCACGTTTGTTGCCACTTTGGACCTGTCGACCacaagagcagcagcatcaacatTAAACGCCGCACTGTCAGTCTCCACCGGTACTTTTGACAGCGGTAAGCTAACACATTAAAGATAtacatttacaacacacagtcaACTAAGAGCCACTCTCACAGAGACTACACCACatcatatattcatatttgacCCCACGTTCTGATCACATGTCcctgacctgtctgtcttttgCTTGTTCGCTCAGATACTGAATCTTTTGGAGACCCCAACACCAGATTTCAGAGCGGAGTTGTAAACCTGAGCGATGCTAATGCTACCGTCTCTAATGTGCTTCCCAACATGGCCacgaccaccaccaccaccaccaccaccaccaccaccaccaccacgacTGCACACGCCACCACATTCCAGCAATCACTGATGCAAGGTAAGAATAAGAGATAACACGGATGATCATGTAGAATCTCACTCAGATAAAGTTTGTACAATGactaaaagctgtttttctgttCTCCCATCCTCCTCTTTAGTTCTGCTTATCTCTGTGGGCGTATTCACTATGGCCACGGTGTGAAGAACACAAAACCTTCATGAttcaagacaagaaaaaacataactACTCAATCTAAATATTGCATTTACTGTACACAGTACATCCCACATTATAGGGATCATGCTGAATTTAAAATCCACTCACTGGAGGTGCAGGTAGGAGTGATGGTGGGCGGTCAGTCTTCTGACTGCTTTCAGGTCTGTTGTAGAATCTGAAAGAAATAAGAGAATACATGTTGAAGTTTTCAATTAAAGGTTATGTGTAATATATTTTGTCTTGGAACCATAGGACTGCAGGATTTCTGTCCTATACTGAATAGCAGTCAAATACCCTGagacacacacccccccccggACAACCACTGTGGGTATCaaatagttttatttctttgttattGATGTTCTCTGTCTTCGTCACACACTATGATGCTAGAAATGGCTGAAATATGCATTTG from Hippoglossus stenolepis isolate QCI-W04-F060 chromosome 23, HSTE1.2, whole genome shotgun sequence carries:
- the si:cabz01007794.1 gene encoding integumentary mucin C.1 — its product is MTTNSMTIKQHDHGANQHDDKQHDVKQHDVKQHDHGANQHDDKQHDVKQHDHGPKQHDVKQHDHGAKQHDDKQHDDKQHDLAPNSTTSNNMTTAPISMTTNSMASNSMTSNNMTTAPNSMTTNNMTTNNMTTNNMTTPPNSMTTNSMTTNNMTTAQNSTTTNKMTTAPATATATATAVATTTNTTLITNTTVIVLEMPVNRTGCGIQQLCGSEPSDCDPSQSSSSCFFVSAKQTNGQNFEFSMSGESSGYVASTVSADATVGDNDRTYICANKNGKVKFFSALLDNDKLTLTELPVNSVKGRVSENRIQCTFVATLDLSTTRAAASTLNAALSVSTGTFDSDTESFGDPNTRFQSGVVNLSDANATVSNVLPNMATTTTTTTTTTTTTTTTAHATTFQQSLMQVLLISVGVFTMATV